The genomic segment AATGGCCTTGGTTGCTGATTTAACTGAGCAAAAAAGTCATATTGGTGTTTATCCAAAATTAAAAGAACTGGTACCGATATTAAATCGAGCAATTGAAACCATTGATGAAACTAAACAGCAGCAATTATACCAAGACTGGGTCGCAGTCGATTTACGGTCAGAAGCTGACAAGTACCAAAAGTGGTTCAACATTGTGCTATTTGGCTTGCTGATTATCAGTGTGATTACGTTTGTTGTGTTCTTAGGTAATAAGCGCCTTAAACTTGAAATTTCTCGTCGCAAGAATGCCGAAAAGAAAATAAAATTTATTGCAGAACATGATCCTGTGACCAAGTTACCTAATAGAGGATTATTAGATGATCGTTTGGCTTGCGCAATCAATAGCCATCACCGAGAGCAGGTGAAGTTTGCGTTGTTATTTATCGATTTAGATAAATTTAAAATGGTGAACGATCAATATGGTCATCATATTGGCGATGCGCTATTGATAGGCATTGCTGACTTGCTTAAGACGGTGGTGAGAAAGTCGGATACCGTGTCGCGATTTGGCGGTGATGAGTTCGTTATCTTACTTAATAAAATTGAAAGTGCTCAATGTGCAGCTAAAGTCGCCGACAACATTTTAAACGTGCTCAGTGAGCCAATTAAGGTGGGAGAGATTTCGTTAATCGCATCTGCAAGTATTGGCATCGCCGTTTATCCAGATGATGGTGATGACCCGATTTCATTGTTACAGTTCGCTGATAAAAAAATGTATACAGTGAAAAAGCAGGGTGGTGATAAACACAGCTAATCGTTGCCATTGGCTCAAAAATGGCCAAAAGCAGCCAAAACATTATTGTTTGCTGCTTTTTTGCACGCTTATGCTGCTAAGTTTTTCCTAAACTCTAGCCAATTGCAGTAAACTGATTGATACTTCCTAGCAAAAATTACGCACTCATTTATTAAACGCTAAATTGGCGTATTATAAGTGCTATAGTTGCCAGCATTATTTTAATATAATGCAAAAATACATTCTTTTAGACATCTATTTCCGAATAAAGGGTAGAGTTAAATGCGCAGTCATTATTGTGGAGACGTCAATAAGTCTCATCTTGGTCAAGAAGTCACCTTAGTCGGTTGGGTTAACCGTAGCCGTGATTTAGGCGGTGTTATATTTTTAGACCTTCGTGACAGAGAAGGGATTGTTCAGGTTGTATACGATCCTGACTTAGAAGATGTGTTCAAGGTGGCCAGCAGTCTACGCGGTGAATTCTGTGTGCAAGTTAAAGGCTTAGTACGTGCGCGTCCTGATAGCCAAATCAATGCGCAGATGAAAACTGGGGAAATTGAAGTATTAGGTAAAGACCTAACCATTATCAATACTTCAGCGCCATTACCGCTGAGCATGGATAATCACCAAAACAATAGTGAAGAACAACGCTTAAAATATCGCTACCTAGATTTACGCCGCCCAGAAATGGCTGATCGTTTGGTTTTCCGTTCAAAAGTGACTAGCGCTGTTCGTCGCTTTTTAGATGACAGTGGCTTTTTAGATATTGAAACACCAATTTTAACCAAAGCCACACCTGAAGGTGCGCGTGATTATTTAGTACCAAGTCGTACTTATAAAGGTCAGTTCTTTGCTTTGCCTCAGTCTCCACAATTGTTTAAGCAATTGTTAATGATGTCGGGCTTTGATAGATATTACCAAATCGTAAAATGTTTCCGTGATGAAGATTTACGTGCTGATCGTCAGCCTGAATTTACTCAAATTGATATCGAAACGTCATTCATGTCATCTGAGCAAGTGATGGCAAAAACGGAAGAAATGGTTCGCGGTTTATTTAACGATTTACTGAATGTGGATTTGGGTGAATTTCCAAGAATGTCATATGCAGAAGCAATGACACGATATGGTTCAGATAAGCCTGATTTACGTAACCCGCTTGAATTAGTGGACGTCGCTGACGCATTAAAAGACGTTGAATTTGCAGTATTCAGTGGTCCTGCAAATGATGAAGAAGGCCGTGTAGCAGCATTACGTATTCCGACAGGTGCATCATTGTCTCGTAAACAGATTGATAACTACACTAAATATGTCGGCATTTACGGCGCTAAAGGTTTAGCGTGGATGAAAATCAATGATTTAAGTGCTGGGATGGAAGGTATCCAATCGCCTGTGCTTAAATTCTTGAACGAAGACATCGTTAATGAAATTATCGCTCGCACTAATGCACAAACTGGTGACATTATTTTATTTGGTGCAGATAAAGCTAACGTAGTTGCGGAAGCCATGGGCGCATTACGTCTTAAAGCCGGTGAAGACTTTGAGTTGTTAGAAGGTGAATGGCGTCCATTATGGGTTGTCGATTTCCCTATGTTCGAAAAAATAAATGGTGGCTTCCATGCTGTTCACCATCCATTTACCGCACCTCGTGGTGTTTCGCCTGAGCAATTAGAAGCCGATCCAGCTGGTACTGTTTCTGATGCTTATGACATGGTACTTAATGGTTGCGAATTAGGTGGCGGTTCAGTCCGTATCCACAATGCAGAAATGCAAAGTGCAGTATTCCGCATCTTAGGTATTTCAGACGAAGAAGCAAACGAGAAGTTTGGTTTCTTATTAGAAGCGTTACGTTACGGTACACCACCACATGCTGGTTTAGCCTTTGGTTTAGATCGCATTATTATGTTGATGACCGGAGCAAGCTCAATTCGTGATGTGATGGCATTCCCTAAAACAACAACGGCAGCATGCCCACTAAC from the Shewanella japonica genome contains:
- the aspS gene encoding aspartate--tRNA ligase, with protein sequence MRSHYCGDVNKSHLGQEVTLVGWVNRSRDLGGVIFLDLRDREGIVQVVYDPDLEDVFKVASSLRGEFCVQVKGLVRARPDSQINAQMKTGEIEVLGKDLTIINTSAPLPLSMDNHQNNSEEQRLKYRYLDLRRPEMADRLVFRSKVTSAVRRFLDDSGFLDIETPILTKATPEGARDYLVPSRTYKGQFFALPQSPQLFKQLLMMSGFDRYYQIVKCFRDEDLRADRQPEFTQIDIETSFMSSEQVMAKTEEMVRGLFNDLLNVDLGEFPRMSYAEAMTRYGSDKPDLRNPLELVDVADALKDVEFAVFSGPANDEEGRVAALRIPTGASLSRKQIDNYTKYVGIYGAKGLAWMKINDLSAGMEGIQSPVLKFLNEDIVNEIIARTNAQTGDIILFGADKANVVAEAMGALRLKAGEDFELLEGEWRPLWVVDFPMFEKINGGFHAVHHPFTAPRGVSPEQLEADPAGTVSDAYDMVLNGCELGGGSVRIHNAEMQSAVFRILGISDEEANEKFGFLLEALRYGTPPHAGLAFGLDRIIMLMTGASSIRDVMAFPKTTTAACPLTNAPGFANPQQLVELGVSVIPQEKPAADE